One Acutalibacter muris DNA window includes the following coding sequences:
- a CDS encoding RNA polymerase sigma factor, translating into MNEQKKWYITVGNERIEVSEEVYRAYWHYTEKEKYFMGKLKQEKFVANQENETVQVTPSKEDSLERLTECGLQFPDTSAPSPDDKVDDIELLILLDKALDKLPDEERRLVQELFYLEKTEREVAQLFHTAVGTIYYRKKKVLRKLKEYLEKNS; encoded by the coding sequence ATGAACGAACAGAAAAAATGGTACATAACTGTTGGCAATGAAAGAATTGAGGTGTCGGAGGAAGTCTACCGCGCCTATTGGCACTATACCGAGAAAGAGAAATACTTTATGGGCAAGCTCAAGCAGGAGAAGTTTGTCGCCAACCAGGAAAATGAAACGGTACAAGTCACTCCCAGCAAAGAAGATTCTCTGGAGCGGTTGACAGAGTGTGGGCTTCAGTTTCCTGACACATCAGCTCCTTCTCCTGATGATAAGGTCGATGATATTGAACTACTCATTTTGCTGGATAAAGCACTTGACAAACTGCCGGATGAAGAACGTCGGCTGGTTCAAGAACTGTTTTACCTGGAAAAAACAGAAAGGGAAGTGGCCCAGCTATTCCATACTGCGGTAGGCACGATTTATTATCGCAAGAAAAAGGTGTTGAGGAAGCTGAAAGAATATCTCGAAAAAAACTCATGA
- a CDS encoding M23 family metallopeptidase, which produces MGDASAIADGRFAYPLPGHPWDTYSGHNGIDISFANCYGEPVYAVAAGTVRYVQDGWTPAYGVDGMWSFGNSVFIEHGDGWISAYGHLSALAVASGETVTQGQLIGYIGSTGNSTGPHLHLALYHNGDAGIGGQNFAELAWPQYTGK; this is translated from the coding sequence ATGGGTGACGCAAGCGCGATTGCTGATGGACGGTTTGCTTACCCTCTCCCCGGGCACCCCTGGGACACCTACTCAGGTCACAACGGCATAGATATTTCCTTTGCCAACTGCTACGGCGAGCCGGTCTATGCGGTAGCCGCTGGGACCGTGCGGTATGTGCAGGACGGCTGGACACCGGCGTATGGCGTGGATGGAATGTGGTCCTTTGGCAACAGTGTCTTTATTGAGCATGGGGACGGGTGGATTTCCGCATATGGGCACCTTTCCGCGCTGGCGGTTGCGAGCGGGGAAACTGTCACTCAAGGGCAGCTCATTGGATATATTGGCAGCACTGGCAACTCTACCGGGCCACATTTGCACTTGGCGTTATACCATAATGGTGACGCTGGTATTGGAGGGCAAAATTTCGCGGAACTGGCTTGGCCGCAGTATACTGGAAAATGA
- a CDS encoding cysteine-rich KTR domain-containing protein produces the protein MDKKKEEHWIHCPICRAKTHTKVDPDTVLLNFPLYCPKCKRSIRIGVINLKMVVNDEPGKNVD, from the coding sequence ATGGACAAAAAGAAAGAGGAACATTGGATTCACTGCCCTATCTGTAGGGCCAAAACGCATACCAAAGTTGACCCGGATACAGTTCTGCTGAACTTCCCGCTCTACTGCCCGAAATGCAAGAGAAGTATCCGAATTGGCGTAATCAACCTTAAAATGGTTGTAAATGACGAACCGGGCAAGAACGTGGATTAG
- a CDS encoding C40 family peptidase, producing MHGKVYEVEHENVGTEGAHRSELMGEAVGRAAVHTVKKRIREHPARAVHKAEAQYIKARADYQFRMAAQENPELAKNAVTRYWHKQKLKKQYAKQARQAAKQTAKQGAKAAGKTAAATEKLAERAVAFVKRHPVGALIALACVVLVLSLQSCASSLITLGNAAAGAVGATTYPAQDGDMLGAEAAYCSLEAELQHYLDTYESTHDYDEYHFDLDAIEHDPYVLISLLSAWHEGEWTLADVQPTLRMLFDRQYTLTENVVKERRYYIETDTWTDEDGNTHTDSYRVYYDYFICYVTLDNFNLSHLPIYIMGEDKVSRYSLYMATLGNRPDLFPGSSYVGKYTSPPEGYEVPGEYLDDETFAAMLSEAEKYLGYPYVWGGSSPATSFDCSGFVSWVVNHSGWNVGRLGAQGLYNICTRTSSPRPGDLVFFKGTYDTPGVSHCGIYVGDGMMIHCGELLGAAGRL from the coding sequence GTGCATGGCAAGGTTTATGAGGTGGAGCATGAAAACGTGGGAACCGAGGGGGCCCACCGCTCCGAGCTTATGGGCGAGGCCGTGGGCCGGGCGGCGGTGCATACCGTAAAAAAGCGTATCCGGGAGCACCCAGCCCGGGCCGTCCATAAGGCCGAGGCGCAGTACATCAAGGCCCGGGCGGACTACCAGTTCCGCATGGCCGCGCAGGAGAACCCGGAGCTTGCCAAAAATGCAGTTACCCGCTACTGGCACAAGCAGAAATTAAAAAAACAATACGCCAAACAAGCGCGGCAGGCGGCGAAACAGACCGCGAAACAAGGGGCCAAGGCCGCCGGGAAAACCGCCGCCGCCACGGAAAAGCTGGCGGAGCGGGCCGTGGCTTTCGTGAAACGGCATCCCGTGGGGGCGCTTATCGCGCTGGCCTGCGTGGTGCTCGTTTTATCCCTCCAGTCCTGCGCGTCCTCCCTTATCACTTTGGGGAACGCCGCCGCAGGCGCGGTTGGGGCCACCACCTACCCCGCCCAGGACGGGGATATGCTGGGGGCCGAGGCCGCTTATTGTTCGCTGGAGGCGGAGCTCCAGCATTATCTCGATACCTACGAAAGCACACACGACTATGACGAGTACCATTTTGATTTGGACGCTATTGAGCACGACCCCTATGTGCTGATTTCCTTATTGAGCGCATGGCATGAGGGCGAGTGGACGCTGGCGGATGTCCAGCCTACGTTGCGGATGCTCTTTGACCGCCAGTACACGCTGACAGAGAACGTGGTAAAGGAGCGGCGGTACTACATCGAAACGGATACATGGACGGACGAGGACGGCAACACCCACACCGACAGCTACCGGGTGTATTACGATTACTTCATCTGCTATGTGACGCTGGATAACTTTAACCTTTCCCATCTCCCTATCTACATCATGGGGGAGGACAAGGTTTCCCGGTATTCCCTCTACATGGCTACGCTGGGGAACCGCCCCGACCTCTTTCCCGGCTCGTCCTATGTGGGGAAATACACCAGCCCGCCGGAAGGCTACGAAGTGCCGGGGGAATATCTGGACGATGAAACATTCGCGGCGATGCTCTCCGAGGCCGAGAAATACCTCGGTTATCCCTATGTATGGGGCGGGAGCTCCCCGGCCACGTCCTTTGACTGCTCCGGCTTTGTTTCGTGGGTAGTCAATCATTCCGGCTGGAACGTGGGGCGGCTGGGGGCCCAGGGGCTTTACAACATCTGCACCCGCACCAGCTCCCCCCGCCCCGGAGATTTAGTTTTTTTCAAGGGAACCTATGACACCCCGGGAGTCTCCCACTGTGGCATCTATGTGGGGGACGGGATGATGATACACTGTGGGGAACTATTGGGAGCGGCTGGACGCCTATGA
- a CDS encoding ABC transporter permease — protein MNFITRAVLYTARKWKKTLLLFCLLLAITTLVLSGLAIADVQEEQAEEVRGTTGASFTVSRNTATGGWSSDRGGSFSTQEYLTADKMESIAAINGIEGYNASIRTILCLSDRRGQWLEQMEPTGHAIVDCQFYSYSCINSKYHSLFLSGALVMCEGRTIDSSVKNGIVISKDIADKHDLKVGDTLQAVNTPLSDDKTMDLEIVGLFEVVADKTDERNHYNESSYYEYTNNAFVSEAAMKKLLENYADVGYASADFFVSDPERLESILHEVQKINTINWNNFFITANDEVYQNISSALSDTGTLITTLIVVITAVSMVLMILILSMSVRSRKREAGILLAVGIAKPVVVLQYLLEVLLIAAAAFPLAYLSSKQAAGTLGTLFGKTAEHIIVTSEHFMLVVVVGSVLLVTAVLASCIPAMRLKPKTILSQME, from the coding sequence ATGAATTTCATCACACGAGCGGTCTTGTATACCGCAAGAAAATGGAAAAAGACCCTGCTGCTGTTCTGCCTGTTGCTGGCAATCACCACTCTGGTTCTGTCCGGGCTTGCCATAGCAGATGTTCAGGAGGAACAGGCCGAGGAGGTCAGGGGAACGACAGGAGCAAGTTTTACCGTCAGCCGTAATACTGCGACAGGTGGCTGGAGCAGTGATAGAGGCGGCTCATTCAGCACGCAGGAATACCTTACGGCTGACAAAATGGAAAGCATCGCTGCTATCAATGGAATAGAGGGTTACAACGCTTCGATCCGCACCATTCTATGCCTGTCTGATCGTCGGGGGCAATGGCTGGAACAAATGGAACCTACAGGTCATGCGATTGTTGACTGTCAGTTTTACTCTTATAGCTGCATCAATTCAAAATACCATTCTCTTTTCCTGTCTGGGGCTTTGGTTATGTGCGAGGGGAGGACGATTGATTCCTCTGTTAAGAATGGAATCGTTATCAGTAAAGATATTGCGGATAAACATGATCTTAAAGTAGGCGATACCCTCCAGGCAGTCAATACCCCTCTATCCGATGACAAAACAATGGATTTGGAAATTGTTGGTTTATTTGAAGTCGTGGCTGATAAAACAGACGAGCGCAACCATTACAACGAATCTTCTTACTACGAGTATACGAACAATGCCTTTGTCAGTGAAGCCGCCATGAAGAAGCTGTTGGAAAATTACGCAGATGTGGGCTATGCCTCCGCAGATTTCTTTGTTTCCGACCCGGAACGGCTTGAAAGTATCCTCCATGAGGTGCAAAAAATCAATACAATCAACTGGAACAACTTTTTTATTACAGCCAACGATGAAGTGTACCAAAATATCTCCAGCGCCCTTTCTGACACAGGTACTTTGATTACTACCTTAATTGTTGTCATTACCGCCGTGAGCATGGTGCTGATGATTCTTATTCTATCCATGTCCGTTCGCAGCCGGAAAAGAGAAGCCGGAATCTTGCTGGCGGTTGGTATCGCCAAACCTGTGGTTGTTCTCCAATATCTGCTGGAAGTCCTGTTGATTGCAGCGGCAGCGTTTCCTCTGGCCTATCTGTCCAGCAAACAGGCAGCTGGAACCTTGGGAACACTGTTCGGCAAAACGGCTGAACACATCATCGTTACATCGGAGCACTTTATGCTGGTTGTTGTTGTGGGCAGCGTCCTATTGGTGACAGCAGTGTTAGCCTCCTGCATCCCCGCCATGCGGTTGAAGCCGAAAACAATCCTGTCACAAATGGAATGA
- a CDS encoding response regulator transcription factor: MGKRILVIEDEASIQNILRIFLEDAGYQVTLADDGMDGIAAFHKDSFDLVLLDIMMPRLDGYSVCEMIRNESSTPVILLTALDDEDNQMKGFNLLADDYITKPFSMPLVLKRMEAVLRRARSGEKSSVLAYQNVQLDTENYKVFVEGKEVTLTAREFDILRLLMENQGRVFTREQLLDIIWNYDYLGDDKIINTHIKNIRKKLGVDCIETIRGVGYRIDKNH, encoded by the coding sequence ATGGGAAAGCGCATTTTAGTCATAGAAGATGAAGCGTCCATCCAAAACATCCTACGGATATTTTTGGAGGACGCCGGGTATCAAGTCACGCTGGCAGATGATGGCATGGACGGTATTGCCGCCTTTCACAAGGACAGCTTCGACCTTGTGCTGCTGGATATCATGATGCCCCGGCTGGACGGTTATTCGGTCTGCGAGATGATCCGCAACGAGAGCAGTACGCCTGTTATCCTGCTGACCGCTCTGGATGACGAGGATAACCAGATGAAAGGCTTTAATTTGCTGGCGGACGATTACATCACAAAGCCATTTTCTATGCCGCTGGTTTTGAAACGGATGGAGGCCGTGCTTCGAAGAGCCCGGTCCGGAGAGAAAAGCAGTGTGCTGGCCTATCAAAACGTCCAGCTGGACACAGAAAACTATAAGGTTTTTGTTGAGGGCAAGGAGGTAACTTTGACCGCCCGGGAGTTTGACATCCTGCGCCTGCTGATGGAGAACCAGGGTCGGGTATTCACCAGGGAGCAGCTGCTGGATATTATCTGGAATTATGACTATCTGGGAGATGATAAAATCATCAACACCCACATCAAAAATATCCGCAAAAAGCTGGGGGTAGATTGTATCGAAACTATAAGAGGGGTGGGATATCGCATTGATAAAAACCATTAA
- a CDS encoding HAMP domain-containing sensor histidine kinase gives MIKTIKNSLWMKTFLSLTILLFAVTFLLYGIVTAVMPASYRSQQTLGYTEQMGRLVTELENGTVDDAINHIYEFCLNHNAVATLNGKLNTVTFGEGSTSDEKQPAQTATANLKIGEETYQLSVTISGRLVNRLTKAFWNLLPIISLLILSISIIAASAYTHFLAKPILKISDISKRLAELDMTWRCDTTRTDEVGILARNLNTMAERLDIALRELTTANAKLQEDIEQEHRQEKVRMDFFRAVSHELKTPITVLKGELEGMIYMVGEYKDRDKHLRGSMRTVKEMENLVKEILSVSRMSGSDFSLNKAEVNMTALVQSCFRKWKGLAEDKGQQLIADLEECTCMGDRDLLEKAVSNIIGNAVIHSENNSVIRASLKENVLEVLNTGRIPEGELERIFEPFYRVESSHNRKTGGSGLGLYIVKAILDQHGMVYDINNIEGGVRFIVHLS, from the coding sequence TTGATAAAAACCATTAAGAACAGCCTATGGATGAAAACATTCCTCTCACTGACCATTCTGCTATTTGCTGTCACTTTCCTCCTCTATGGAATTGTCACGGCGGTCATGCCAGCCAGCTACCGTTCACAGCAGACTCTGGGCTACACGGAACAGATGGGCCGATTGGTCACGGAATTGGAAAACGGTACTGTGGATGACGCCATAAACCATATCTATGAATTTTGCCTGAACCACAATGCTGTCGCCACGCTGAACGGAAAGCTAAATACTGTCACCTTTGGAGAAGGATCCACATCGGATGAAAAGCAGCCTGCTCAGACCGCTACCGCAAATTTGAAAATTGGCGAAGAAACCTATCAGCTTTCCGTTACCATATCCGGCAGGCTGGTAAATCGGCTTACCAAAGCGTTCTGGAATCTGCTACCCATTATCAGCCTTCTGATCCTGTCTATCTCCATCATCGCCGCCAGCGCGTACACACATTTTCTTGCAAAACCGATTTTGAAGATCAGCGATATTTCCAAGCGCCTTGCCGAGCTGGACATGACTTGGCGATGCGATACTACCCGCACGGACGAGGTGGGCATACTGGCGAGGAATCTCAACACTATGGCGGAACGCTTGGATATCGCGCTCCGGGAGTTAACCACCGCCAACGCAAAATTGCAGGAGGATATTGAGCAGGAACATAGGCAGGAGAAAGTACGAATGGATTTCTTCCGGGCTGTGTCCCACGAGTTGAAAACCCCTATCACTGTGTTGAAAGGCGAGTTGGAGGGGATGATTTACATGGTTGGCGAGTATAAAGACAGGGATAAGCACCTTCGCGGCTCCATGCGGACTGTAAAAGAAATGGAAAATTTGGTCAAAGAAATCCTCTCCGTTTCCCGGATGTCAGGCAGTGATTTCAGTTTGAACAAGGCTGAAGTAAACATGACCGCCCTCGTCCAGTCCTGCTTCCGGAAATGGAAGGGGCTGGCAGAGGATAAGGGGCAGCAGCTGATAGCTGACCTCGAAGAATGCACCTGCATGGGCGACCGCGATTTACTGGAAAAAGCTGTGTCGAATATTATTGGGAATGCGGTCATCCATTCGGAAAATAATTCTGTCATCAGGGCGTCGCTGAAAGAGAACGTATTGGAAGTCCTCAACACCGGACGCATACCAGAGGGTGAGTTGGAGCGCATTTTCGAGCCGTTTTATCGGGTTGAGTCCTCCCACAACAGAAAGACCGGTGGCAGCGGGCTGGGGCTGTATATTGTTAAAGCGATTTTAGATCAGCATGGAATGGTATATGACATTAACAATATAGAGGGTGGGGTGCGTTTTATAGTTCACCTTTCTTAA
- a CDS encoding LytR/AlgR family response regulator transcription factor yields MTKIAIVDDNEVILNEVEDLTKKYMETASHSFQIKAYTKSLALISSIIDGDRFDIYVLDVDMPGSNGMDVAEVIRKVQPLAIIIFLTSYLEYATKGYTVKALRYILKNRMAEDLPEALETALTSLAKADKLCFLVSHYSNVTRVPYNDIIYVRKSYRSLQIVTTEQGSLSDNRGIKELFESINDPRFVFTDRSCFINLDFARAIDGNWMVMKNRERLPISRPMMPKVKEAIMRLWGGK; encoded by the coding sequence ATGACTAAAATCGCTATTGTAGATGACAATGAGGTTATTCTGAACGAGGTAGAGGACCTCACGAAAAAGTATATGGAGACAGCTAGTCATTCATTTCAAATCAAGGCGTATACCAAATCATTGGCCCTGATATCATCAATTATTGATGGAGACCGCTTTGATATATATGTGTTGGATGTGGATATGCCGGGGTCAAATGGGATGGATGTAGCCGAGGTTATCCGAAAAGTTCAACCATTGGCTATAATAATTTTTCTAACGTCATATCTCGAGTATGCCACAAAGGGATATACAGTTAAAGCGCTTAGGTACATACTGAAAAATAGGATGGCTGAAGACTTACCGGAGGCACTGGAAACAGCACTAACATCTTTGGCAAAGGCAGACAAATTGTGCTTCTTGGTGTCTCATTATAGTAACGTGACCCGAGTGCCTTATAATGATATTATTTATGTGCGTAAGAGTTACCGCAGCCTGCAGATCGTTACCACTGAACAAGGCTCTCTGTCTGATAATCGCGGAATCAAGGAACTTTTTGAATCTATCAACGATCCTCGGTTTGTGTTTACAGACCGCAGCTGTTTTATTAATCTTGATTTCGCTCGTGCGATAGACGGCAACTGGATGGTTATGAAGAATAGAGAACGCTTGCCAATCAGCCGACCTATGATGCCCAAAGTAAAAGAGGCCATTATGCGACTATGGGGAGGTAAATAA
- a CDS encoding accessory gene regulator ArgB-like protein yields the protein MLEKAATILTEFMYKKGVILSSKRPVFIYGFQLALSTFCSLISVLFVAIILDRPLSALNFFIVFFWVRLFSGGFHASSYLKCFILTNAIYLLVVLLSEILIMTSSIFPALLIQIVSGIVVFLLSPIRHKNHPLSETVYIRNQKVARWLVVVFELFFPCISFLTNNFLWIAYSSASLMAVAVLMIVPKIKERRNKYE from the coding sequence ATGTTAGAGAAAGCTGCAACTATATTGACTGAGTTCATGTATAAAAAAGGCGTTATATTGTCTTCAAAACGTCCAGTATTTATTTATGGCTTTCAGTTGGCGTTATCGACTTTTTGCTCACTTATCTCTGTTCTATTTGTCGCAATCATTTTGGATCGTCCTTTGTCTGCTCTAAACTTCTTTATCGTTTTCTTTTGGGTAAGGTTGTTTTCCGGCGGCTTTCACGCTAGTTCTTATTTGAAATGTTTTATACTAACAAACGCGATTTATCTTCTGGTAGTGCTACTTTCTGAAATTCTTATTATGACTTCATCTATCTTTCCGGCATTGCTCATACAAATTGTCTCAGGTATAGTCGTTTTTTTGCTTTCTCCAATTCGCCACAAAAATCATCCATTATCTGAAACTGTCTACATAAGGAATCAAAAAGTAGCAAGATGGTTAGTAGTGGTGTTTGAGCTATTTTTCCCTTGCATCTCATTCTTAACAAACAATTTTCTTTGGATAGCCTACTCATCTGCATCACTTATGGCTGTAGCCGTATTGATGATAGTCCCTAAAATAAAGGAAAGGAGAAATAAGTATGAATAG
- a CDS encoding cyclic lactone autoinducer peptide yields MNSVWAAIASIIEAFANLGAGLTSNGCGYEPEVPEELQK; encoded by the coding sequence ATGAATAGTGTATGGGCAGCAATCGCCTCTATTATTGAGGCATTTGCGAACTTGGGTGCTGGGCTCACTTCCAATGGGTGTGGCTATGAGCCCGAAGTCCCCGAAGAGCTCCAGAAGTAA
- a CDS encoding ATP-binding cassette domain-containing protein, whose translation MYAILGPSGCGKTTLLSLLGGLDSPTSGQILYQGKDIAKTGLANHRSSHVAFIFQSYNLIDYLTPMENVALTSKLPPLPILEQLGLTAEEAKRNVLKLSGGQQQRVAIARALASDAQVILADEPTGNLDEDTAAEITAILKDSAHKSGKCVVIVTHSNELAKEADAVFQLTKGGLKLSKL comes from the coding sequence ATGTACGCAATCCTCGGCCCCTCCGGGTGCGGCAAGACCACGCTGCTGTCCCTGCTGGGCGGTCTGGACAGCCCCACCAGCGGTCAGATTTTGTACCAGGGGAAGGACATTGCAAAGACCGGACTTGCCAATCACCGGAGCAGTCATGTGGCGTTCATCTTCCAGAGTTACAACTTGATCGACTATCTGACCCCGATGGAGAACGTGGCTTTGACCTCCAAACTGCCGCCACTTCCCATTTTAGAGCAGTTAGGGCTGACCGCAGAAGAAGCGAAGCGGAATGTGCTGAAGCTGTCCGGGGGCCAGCAGCAGCGTGTAGCCATTGCCCGCGCCTTGGCCAGTGATGCGCAGGTTATCCTGGCCGATGAACCGACCGGAAACTTGGACGAGGACACCGCCGCCGAGATTACCGCCATTCTGAAAGACAGCGCCCATAAATCCGGCAAATGTGTGGTGATCGTGACGCACTCCAATGAGTTGGCGAAAGAGGCTGATGCAGTCTTTCAGCTAACAAAAGGGGGATTGAAGTTAAGTAAGCTTTAA
- a CDS encoding sensor histidine kinase, which translates to MELLCSCAEIIASFVESVLILSTIIAASSPKYPIKKSVLLTVLCATLSTLYLMFMNALSAFSFLTPIGTMLFSIFIVGKLISDGNILLRSTSCVLALFVIQSIDYILIIGLTLLHGSPRELFYGYLEPGLMRIIYLTVDKSSDIILYCWLRKYITKLSELRRGSIAKLLICTTLSYIVMQYLFAMVLHGDFIQLQGAAMVSLFILLCFLLILAFSMITVTVSEKEKATNQMLANLNQNMEINYYILNESITSNAKAMHDFHHHLSVIDALAKKEDSGPVTEYIHSVLSASLIPEPLCQSGNNIIDAVINAKLSEAKQKKIDVSYIVCVEDLSSFEQADICAILSNQLENAFEASEKIENGREVQIDIRQQEGFVLFNVTNRVAADPFMNNKNLASTKPDSTVVHGFGLKNIQDIAEKYNGSLKNEYAEGFFISTVLICSPTI; encoded by the coding sequence ATGGAATTGCTTTGTTCCTGTGCTGAAATCATTGCCAGTTTTGTTGAAAGCGTTCTGATTCTTAGCACTATAATTGCTGCATCCAGCCCAAAATATCCTATAAAGAAAAGCGTTCTACTTACAGTTCTCTGCGCTACTTTGTCAACATTGTATCTTATGTTTATGAACGCTTTATCTGCTTTCTCGTTTCTAACACCGATCGGGACAATGTTGTTCTCAATTTTTATAGTCGGGAAATTGATTTCTGATGGAAACATACTATTACGGTCGACCTCATGTGTACTGGCTCTTTTCGTTATTCAATCAATAGATTATATCCTTATAATTGGATTGACGTTACTACATGGGAGCCCCAGGGAACTTTTCTATGGATACTTGGAACCCGGACTGATGCGCATAATTTATCTTACAGTTGATAAATCGAGTGATATAATCCTATATTGTTGGCTTCGCAAATATATTACGAAACTTTCCGAGTTGCGGAGAGGAAGTATTGCTAAATTACTGATATGCACTACCTTATCATACATCGTTATGCAGTATTTGTTCGCCATGGTATTACATGGGGATTTCATTCAACTTCAAGGAGCCGCAATGGTATCGCTTTTCATTTTGTTATGTTTTCTCCTCATTCTGGCTTTTTCTATGATAACAGTTACTGTTTCTGAAAAAGAGAAAGCGACCAATCAAATGTTAGCTAACTTGAACCAGAATATGGAAATCAATTACTATATATTAAATGAAAGCATCACTTCTAACGCAAAAGCAATGCACGACTTTCATCATCATCTCTCTGTTATTGATGCACTTGCGAAAAAGGAGGACAGTGGCCCCGTTACAGAATACATCCATTCAGTTTTATCGGCCTCACTCATTCCTGAACCGTTATGTCAAAGCGGAAACAATATTATAGACGCAGTGATAAACGCAAAACTAAGTGAAGCCAAGCAAAAGAAAATAGATGTCAGCTATATAGTATGCGTAGAAGATTTGTCTTCATTTGAACAGGCAGATATCTGCGCTATTTTGTCTAACCAACTAGAAAACGCCTTTGAAGCCTCTGAAAAGATAGAGAATGGGCGCGAAGTTCAGATAGATATTCGGCAGCAGGAAGGTTTTGTGCTGTTCAATGTGACAAATAGAGTTGCCGCAGACCCTTTTATGAATAACAAAAATCTTGCTTCAACAAAACCGGATTCCACAGTAGTACATGGATTTGGGCTGAAAAACATACAAGACATTGCAGAAAAGTATAATGGCTCATTAAAGAATGAATATGCAGAAGGGTTCTTCATATCCACTGTATTGATTTGCTCGCCTACAATTTAA
- a CDS encoding ABC transporter permease: MNLWKRACLYSIRKKGKAITLLAFLLVMAAMMLTCLSIQSATETANANIKKALLGYFTINAKHLESGIPEDAVSSILAIDGLSGRHTLRSYSYASYYDANGTPLKINTEGAAQVPEGYENAGKIVANSNSQEDSYFTDGGFVLTGGSAVTAGSRNEVLIHEKFAQRNGLAVGDTMLLGNISENAHTVPVTVAGIFTNTKEQDSIGIAPSYDLYDNIVFTDLSTASFLLYGDGTDSSQYGDFYVNDPDNLDRIMTEVQELPGMDWESCTITRYDNDYQNAKESLEGLRNIVFIAIVVVSVICLLVLALFLTLRLRGRVHETGVYLAMGISKGSVLLQYLLEVILAAAIALLLSYGVSSAISNQIGIRLLSQVTTETYEAVDLTGNSESGGGPAEDLGLSEIIVAVSAKDYLTVWAFGMVLCTASTALAAYPVMKMKPKSILSQMS; the protein is encoded by the coding sequence ATGAATTTGTGGAAACGGGCCTGCCTATATTCCATACGGAAAAAGGGCAAGGCAATCACGCTTCTGGCGTTTCTGCTGGTCATGGCAGCCATGATGCTGACCTGCCTCTCCATTCAGTCCGCCACAGAGACCGCAAACGCCAACATCAAAAAGGCCCTGCTGGGGTATTTTACCATCAACGCAAAGCATCTGGAAAGCGGTATCCCGGAGGATGCGGTGAGCAGCATTCTCGCCATAGACGGCTTGAGCGGCAGACATACCCTGCGTTCCTATTCTTATGCGAGTTACTATGACGCAAACGGAACCCCGCTGAAAATCAACACCGAGGGCGCGGCCCAGGTGCCAGAGGGATACGAGAACGCCGGTAAGATCGTGGCGAACTCCAATTCGCAGGAGGACAGCTATTTCACAGACGGGGGGTTCGTGCTGACCGGCGGCAGCGCCGTCACCGCCGGAAGCAGAAATGAGGTGCTGATTCATGAGAAATTTGCCCAGCGCAATGGACTGGCTGTGGGCGATACCATGCTGCTGGGAAATATATCGGAGAATGCTCATACAGTCCCGGTGACGGTGGCTGGAATCTTTACCAACACAAAGGAGCAGGATTCCATTGGAATCGCTCCATCCTACGATCTCTATGACAACATCGTGTTTACCGACCTCTCCACCGCTTCTTTCCTGCTCTATGGTGATGGCACGGACAGCAGCCAGTACGGAGACTTCTATGTGAACGACCCGGACAATCTTGACCGCATCATGACTGAGGTGCAGGAACTTCCAGGAATGGATTGGGAAAGCTGTACGATAACCCGTTACGACAACGATTATCAGAACGCAAAGGAATCCCTGGAGGGCCTGCGGAACATCGTCTTTATCGCCATCGTCGTGGTGTCGGTAATCTGTCTTTTGGTGCTGGCGCTGTTTCTGACCCTGCGGCTTCGCGGGCGCGTCCACGAAACCGGCGTCTATCTGGCAATGGGCATTTCAAAAGGTTCCGTGTTGCTGCAATATCTGCTGGAGGTCATTTTGGCGGCGGCTATCGCCTTGCTTCTTTCCTATGGCGTCAGTTCGGCTATATCCAATCAGATCGGGATCCGTCTGCTGTCCCAAGTGACTACGGAAACCTATGAAGCAGTAGATTTGACCGGGAACTCTGAAAGTGGCGGAGGACCTGCCGAGGATTTGGGACTGTCGGAGATCATAGTGGCGGTTTCGGCAAAGGACTACCTGACCGTGTGGGCCTTCGGCATGGTACTTTGCACGGCATCCACCGCCTTGGCCGCTTACCCGGTCATGAAGATGAAGCCCAAGAGCATTTTGTCACAGATGAGTTAA